In Maridesulfovibrio sp., the following proteins share a genomic window:
- a CDS encoding Rid family hydrolase, which yields MYCAGIISVDVFLTDMAEFSTLNELYADFMQDHKPTRTAIQVAALPLGGLVEIKCVARIK from the coding sequence TTGTACTGTGCGGGCATTATCAGCGTAGATGTCTTTCTTACGGATATGGCCGAGTTTTCAACACTTAATGAACTCTATGCCGACTTCATGCAGGACCACAAACCGACCCGGACAGCAATTCAGGTTGCAGCGCTACCGCTTGGCGGGTTGGTTGAAATAAAATGTGTAGCCCGCATTAAATAA
- a CDS encoding DUF4037 domain-containing protein, whose protein sequence is MKGLELSKEFYRRCAAPMMEKVLADILDQLAVGLVGEGSECFGFDDEHSIDHDWGPAFCVWVPDDKLNELRSRVEGLFNFLPETFEGVPSRMVPDKRIGRCGLFGIGEFYSRFTRSKRPPQSVEEWFAIPESFLATCTNGEVFRDDCGEFSAYRQILLDYYPEDVRLKKIAARCGTMAQSGQYNLLRCVKRGDAVASLQALSKFVEATLSLQFLLSKKYMPFYKWAFRGCQDLPAAQGVLAKLQILLNSFNAAGANDPKVLEDKVEAVCVECVSQLRQAGLSSADGDWLMSHAEFIQNRIGNVSIRNLPVLIG, encoded by the coding sequence ATGAAGGGACTTGAGCTTTCAAAAGAGTTCTACCGCCGTTGCGCGGCTCCGATGATGGAAAAGGTGCTGGCGGATATCCTTGATCAGCTGGCCGTCGGGCTGGTTGGTGAAGGCTCCGAGTGTTTCGGCTTTGATGACGAACATTCAATTGATCATGACTGGGGTCCGGCATTCTGCGTCTGGGTCCCTGATGATAAGCTGAACGAACTGCGCAGCCGGGTGGAAGGTCTTTTTAATTTTTTGCCTGAGACTTTTGAAGGCGTTCCAAGCCGTATGGTTCCTGATAAAAGGATTGGTCGTTGCGGACTGTTCGGCATCGGTGAATTTTATAGTCGTTTTACCCGTTCTAAGCGTCCTCCGCAGAGCGTGGAAGAATGGTTCGCAATCCCGGAGTCTTTTCTGGCTACCTGCACCAATGGTGAAGTCTTCCGTGATGATTGCGGTGAATTCTCAGCTTACCGTCAGATTCTACTTGATTATTATCCGGAAGATGTGCGGCTGAAAAAGATTGCCGCCCGCTGCGGCACTATGGCCCAGAGCGGGCAGTACAACCTGCTGCGTTGTGTAAAAAGAGGCGACGCGGTTGCGTCTTTGCAGGCTTTATCAAAGTTTGTGGAGGCAACGCTGTCCCTGCAATTTCTGCTTAGCAAGAAGTATATGCCTTTCTACAAGTGGGCTTTCCGCGGGTGTCAGGATCTCCCCGCTGCGCAGGGAGTGCTGGCAAAACTTCAGATTCTGCTTAATTCTTTTAATGCCGCAGGCGCCAACGATCCGAAAGTTCTGGAAGATAAAGTCGAAGCGGTCTGCGTTGAATGCGTGTCCCAGCTACGGCAGGCCGGACTCTCCAGTGCTGATGGTGACTGGCTCATGAGTCACGCTGAGTTTATTCAGAACCGTATCGGAAACGTGTCCATTCGCAATCTTCCGGTTTTGATCGGTTAG
- a CDS encoding mechanosensitive ion channel family protein — MNNATDSVQVDHSTVFDWFEHVKEFGLDIWQNGISGASLISIGQAIGILLLFLILRRFLTKFTMNRLQNILEKHDTRGGGSVLKALAEPIRFIPVVLGLFFADQCVDFPMPVEKFTNTIVKALILFVLFWALFNLVSVATKIFRKLEKVLTPSLVDWLIKLVKFVVVLMGAASILELFGIDIGPILTGLGLFSVAVALGAKDLFQNIIAGISIIAESRFDVGDWVTVDGKVDGTVEFIGFRSTRIRRFDKAPVYVPNSTLSDNCLINFSKMSHRRILWTIGVEYRTTTEQLKLIQERVMEYILGNEDYAQPPEVSTFMRVVQFGDSSIDFQLYAFTKTTNWMEWLKIRENLAYRIKEIVEVEAGAGFAFPSQSIYIEEVPGVVAENFVRPEDK, encoded by the coding sequence ATGAATAACGCAACTGATTCTGTTCAAGTCGACCATTCAACAGTGTTCGACTGGTTTGAGCATGTTAAAGAGTTTGGGCTGGACATCTGGCAAAATGGAATATCTGGAGCAAGTCTAATCAGTATTGGGCAGGCAATAGGTATATTGCTTCTTTTTCTGATTCTTCGGCGGTTTCTTACAAAGTTCACTATGAACCGTTTGCAGAATATTCTGGAAAAGCATGATACGCGTGGCGGAGGCAGTGTTTTGAAGGCTCTGGCCGAGCCTATCCGTTTTATCCCTGTTGTGCTGGGACTGTTCTTTGCCGATCAATGTGTTGATTTCCCCATGCCTGTGGAGAAGTTTACTAATACGATTGTTAAGGCTTTAATCCTATTTGTGTTATTTTGGGCTCTATTCAATCTTGTTTCCGTGGCGACCAAAATTTTTCGCAAACTTGAGAAAGTTCTTACTCCATCTCTTGTAGACTGGCTTATCAAGCTGGTTAAGTTTGTTGTCGTTCTGATGGGGGCGGCAAGTATTCTTGAACTTTTCGGTATTGATATCGGACCTATTCTTACAGGTCTCGGTCTTTTCAGTGTGGCTGTTGCCTTGGGTGCGAAAGATCTTTTTCAGAATATTATTGCCGGAATTTCCATTATTGCAGAGAGCCGGTTTGACGTGGGGGATTGGGTTACTGTTGATGGAAAAGTTGATGGCACAGTTGAATTTATCGGATTTAGGTCCACCCGTATCCGCCGTTTTGATAAGGCTCCTGTATATGTCCCAAATTCAACCCTTTCCGATAATTGCCTGATAAATTTCAGCAAGATGAGCCACAGGCGTATTCTTTGGACTATCGGTGTTGAGTACCGCACAACAACCGAGCAGCTTAAGCTGATACAAGAAAGGGTAATGGAGTATATTCTGGGAAATGAAGATTATGCCCAGCCGCCTGAGGTTTCCACTTTTATGCGTGTGGTTCAGTTCGGTGATTCGTCAATAGACTTTCAGCTTTATGCATTCACCAAAACTACGAATTGGATGGAGTGGCTGAAGATAAGAGAAAATCTGGCCTATCGTATCAAGGAAATAGTTGAGGTCGAGGCCGGGGCAGGTTTCGCTTTCCCATCACAGTCTATTTACATAGAGGAAGTTCCCGGAGTTGTTGCCGAGAATTTTGTCCGCCCCGAGGATAAATAG
- a CDS encoding glycyl radical protein translates to MECCRSPHEQMLEDKIAGKTNPFRETHKRVFKILDTIEGLKPAIDVERALYFTKSMEKTEGQPLILRWAKAMKHVAENITVYIDDDNLLCGRAGYLGRYGILYPELDGDFLDMAVEELPNRSGSPFSITEEDAKIVIEEIAPFWKGKTYHEALNQALPEEVHTLTYDDPEGLISRFIVNETSSFRSSLQWVHDYEKILKRGFGGIRAEAQERLDALDEFSPKANTQDKPFLEAIVIICDAIILWANRHADLAAEKAAEETNPVRKAELETMAAVCRNVPEKPATNFHEAMQSQWFTQMFSRLEQKTGTIISNGRMDQYLYPYYEQDVEAGILDEDKAIEFIECMYVGMAQFIDLYISPQGGAFNEGYAHWEAVTVGGQTKDGLDATNDLTYLFLRSKREFPHHYPDLAARIHARSPERFLAEVAETIKEGSGFPKLINDEEVIPLHLSKGAKFEEIYDYAVSGCAEIRMPNRDTYTSGNPYINFAAAVEMVLYNGKMLKYGDKQLSIETGDPCSFKTWDEFYAAYKAQHNNFLKNAFVQQANVIRLRKNHFATPFGSAMHDLCMESCTDLHQPDVPGGIDLGYFEFMGLGTVVDSLVAIKKLVFEDKVLTMEQIVEACRANFEGHEDVRAMLQNVPCYGNNDPYPDSIAKDLDELCVSFANKYQMELGVHLDVRYVPFTSHVPFGKVVSATPNGRYAYTPLSDGSSASHGADKNGPTAVMLSNYTTKNFNYRERAARLVNIKFTPKCVEGEEGTKKLVDFIRTYCDLRLWHIQFNVVNADTLKKAQANPEQYRNLIVRIAGYSAYFCDLSKDLQDDLIRRTAHETL, encoded by the coding sequence ATGGAATGTTGTCGTTCACCTCATGAGCAGATGCTCGAAGATAAGATTGCCGGTAAAACCAACCCTTTCCGCGAAACACATAAACGTGTTTTCAAAATTCTAGATACCATCGAAGGCCTGAAACCCGCCATCGACGTAGAGCGTGCTCTTTACTTCACCAAATCCATGGAAAAAACCGAAGGCCAGCCCCTGATCCTGCGCTGGGCCAAAGCCATGAAGCACGTTGCTGAAAACATCACTGTATACATTGATGATGACAACCTGCTCTGCGGTCGTGCCGGTTACCTCGGTCGTTACGGCATCCTCTACCCTGAACTCGACGGTGACTTCCTCGATATGGCTGTTGAAGAACTGCCTAATCGTTCCGGTTCTCCTTTCTCCATTACTGAAGAAGATGCAAAAATCGTTATCGAAGAAATCGCTCCTTTCTGGAAGGGCAAGACCTACCACGAAGCACTGAATCAGGCTCTTCCCGAAGAAGTTCACACCCTGACCTACGATGATCCCGAAGGCCTGATCTCCCGCTTCATCGTTAACGAAACATCCTCCTTCCGTTCATCCCTGCAGTGGGTCCACGACTACGAAAAAATTCTCAAACGCGGTTTCGGCGGCATCCGTGCTGAAGCACAGGAAAGACTCGACGCTCTCGACGAGTTCTCACCCAAAGCCAACACTCAGGATAAGCCTTTCCTCGAAGCTATTGTAATCATCTGCGACGCTATTATCCTTTGGGCTAACCGCCATGCTGACCTTGCTGCTGAAAAAGCTGCTGAAGAGACTAATCCTGTCCGCAAGGCTGAACTGGAAACCATGGCAGCAGTATGCCGCAATGTTCCTGAAAAGCCTGCAACCAACTTTCACGAAGCAATGCAGTCCCAGTGGTTCACCCAGATGTTCTCCCGCCTTGAGCAAAAGACCGGTACCATTATCTCCAACGGCCGCATGGACCAGTACCTCTACCCCTATTACGAGCAGGATGTTGAAGCAGGTATCCTTGACGAAGACAAGGCTATCGAATTCATCGAATGCATGTACGTAGGTATGGCTCAGTTCATCGACCTCTACATCTCCCCTCAGGGCGGCGCATTCAACGAAGGCTACGCACACTGGGAAGCTGTCACCGTCGGCGGCCAGACAAAAGACGGCCTTGACGCAACCAATGACCTTACTTACCTCTTCCTGCGCTCCAAACGTGAATTCCCGCATCACTACCCCGACCTCGCGGCACGTATCCACGCACGCTCCCCGGAACGTTTCCTTGCTGAAGTTGCTGAAACAATCAAAGAAGGTTCCGGTTTCCCGAAACTGATCAACGATGAAGAAGTAATTCCCCTGCACCTCTCCAAGGGCGCAAAATTCGAAGAAATCTACGACTATGCTGTATCCGGCTGCGCAGAAATCAGAATGCCCAACCGTGACACATACACTTCCGGTAACCCATACATCAACTTTGCAGCAGCAGTTGAAATGGTTCTCTACAACGGAAAGATGCTCAAGTACGGCGACAAACAGCTTTCCATCGAAACCGGCGATCCCTGTTCCTTCAAGACCTGGGATGAGTTCTACGCCGCATACAAAGCACAGCATAACAACTTCCTGAAGAACGCTTTCGTTCAGCAGGCTAACGTTATCCGTCTGCGTAAGAACCACTTCGCAACACCTTTCGGTTCCGCAATGCATGACCTGTGCATGGAAAGCTGCACCGATCTGCACCAGCCCGATGTTCCCGGTGGAATCGACCTCGGTTACTTCGAATTCATGGGCCTCGGTACTGTTGTGGACTCCCTCGTGGCCATCAAGAAGCTTGTCTTCGAAGACAAGGTTCTGACCATGGAACAGATTGTTGAAGCTTGCCGTGCAAACTTCGAAGGTCATGAAGATGTTCGCGCAATGCTCCAGAACGTTCCCTGCTACGGCAACAACGATCCCTACCCGGATTCCATTGCCAAAGACCTTGACGAACTCTGCGTATCTTTTGCCAACAAATACCAGATGGAACTCGGCGTGCACCTCGACGTTCGTTACGTGCCTTTCACTTCACACGTACCTTTCGGTAAGGTTGTATCCGCTACTCCTAACGGCCGCTACGCATACACTCCGCTTTCCGACGGCTCCTCCGCATCCCACGGCGCAGACAAGAACGGTCCCACCGCGGTTATGCTCTCCAACTACACCACCAAGAACTTCAACTACCGCGAACGTGCAGCACGTCTGGTAAACATCAAGTTCACACCCAAGTGCGTTGAAGGCGAAGAAGGCACCAAGAAGCTGGTAGACTTCATCCGCACTTACTGCGACCTGCGTCTCTGGCACATCCAGTTCAACGTTGTTAACGCGGATACCCTTAAAAAAGCTCAGGCCAACCCCGAGCAGTACCGCAACCTCATCGTTCGTATCGCCGGTTACTCAGCATACTTCTGCGATCTGTCCAAAGACCTTCAGGACGACCTGATCAGAAGAACAGCACACGAAACCCTCTAG
- a CDS encoding TetR/AcrR family transcriptional regulator, translating to MVQVLKETVRFKIVNAAEIHFARSGFRKATIKDIAQEANVSIGNVYKYYPNKKSLFEAIITPEFVEKFSRLTRNRISAFEISQKEHSPHPYLDNEAGELLHFLIENRLKAVILLARSAGTKYEDFSQQYVEAMVAQAIDRISEQHPQLEISPLLQFMLKKVLTNSVRGIVSTLEHFEDSESILKCFAAATTFHLGGITALIEWAAGNSNP from the coding sequence ATGGTTCAAGTTCTCAAAGAGACTGTACGGTTTAAAATTGTGAATGCTGCTGAGATCCATTTCGCTCGATCCGGATTCAGGAAGGCCACGATTAAAGATATCGCTCAAGAAGCCAATGTTTCTATTGGCAATGTATATAAGTACTACCCGAACAAGAAAAGCTTGTTCGAAGCTATAATAACTCCTGAGTTTGTTGAAAAGTTTTCACGTTTAACTCGCAACAGGATTAGCGCGTTCGAAATTTCGCAGAAAGAACATAGCCCCCATCCTTATCTGGATAATGAGGCGGGAGAACTGTTGCATTTTTTGATTGAAAACCGTCTTAAGGCCGTTATCCTGCTGGCACGTTCGGCTGGCACCAAGTATGAAGACTTTAGTCAGCAATATGTAGAAGCTATGGTTGCTCAGGCTATTGATAGAATTAGTGAGCAGCATCCACAATTGGAAATCAGCCCATTATTACAGTTTATGCTTAAAAAGGTGCTTACTAATTCTGTCAGGGGCATTGTTTCCACTCTGGAGCACTTTGAAGACAGTGAGTCCATTTTAAAGTGTTTTGCAGCTGCCACAACATTTCATCTTGGAGGAATTACCGCCCTTATTGAATGGGCTGCCGGCAATAGCAATCCATAA
- a CDS encoding NHLP bacteriocin export ABC transporter permease/ATPase subunit — MAKLLHLQSFFTENGIRMDLNAGSPILLAGSEEAWFIAKGRADVFIVNKENPDSSMRTRCFSVESGHILFGHPADADSALLAVGTPGTEAYRVHKTTLSKIKEDEELARLIDNCIDNLHSAVTRAVENIPQGDLILENGSGLVVPEFKIGRPENKTVWIRHIKGQSLFMGVENLNNNTEWFPIVPEAWIKTISSSIIAVSFTAEIARRKDFWEIFNNYLIAIINHLSIDVSLDTVDRYVALKDKDIAEQRLTTGGLNTLSSVMDSGEQHPLSDQYSGELSIACAMVAHKTGHRQAVEDGLFSGDTLDEIVQSAGMRSRKVLLRDNWYKQDGGPLLGFTISGSPVALLPSSPSSYQLIDPEKGTETAVNSETLANLSPEAHVLYRPLPDKKLKLADIPKFGLHGSWKDIGVIICIGIVVGIMGLVTPSIGRIIFEDIIPGAERGRLMQLVAIMIGFSVASLLFQITQSFAMIRMTTRTEHNLETALWERLMCLPVQFFRKFTAGDLAQRAMAMNSVQNILTGAVLTGMSSAFFSFIYLGLLFHYDLKLAFLALGITIFSGVLVIGIGFIQIRFQRKAVNLAGRISGETLQFITGVSKIKAGGAENRALMLWAGNFAKQCRTSYKMKSVGIAFNSFNAVYKVTASALIFMGVLYFKRDNALDFGTFIAFWMAYGSLQNGVLSLVGGVLKFFQATPYFERLEPILSEVPENSGNKGRSVKLKGNIEISSIDFRYAHDGPKILNDVSIQIHQGEFIAITGSSGSGKTTLLRLLLGFEKAETGAIFYENQEISQLDIHKLRNQLGVVLQNGGLMPGDIFTNITGTANLTIDDAWEAARMAGFDHDIEEMPMGMHTVISEGAGTLSGGQKQRLIIARALARKPKILIFDEATSALDNRTQEIVTQSLNRLTVTRIVIAHRLSTIKNADKIVVLENGRVEEIGTYNELLNNKGTFFNLVKRQTV; from the coding sequence ATGGCAAAACTCCTTCATCTGCAATCTTTTTTTACTGAAAACGGTATCAGGATGGACTTGAATGCAGGTTCTCCTATCCTGCTGGCCGGGAGCGAGGAGGCGTGGTTTATTGCAAAAGGCCGCGCAGACGTTTTTATTGTAAACAAAGAAAACCCTGACTCATCTATGCGCACCCGCTGCTTCAGTGTGGAATCAGGACATATTCTGTTCGGGCATCCAGCTGATGCAGATTCTGCTTTGCTGGCAGTGGGAACACCCGGAACCGAGGCATACCGGGTACATAAAACGACCCTGAGCAAAATAAAAGAAGACGAAGAATTAGCCCGGCTGATCGATAACTGCATAGACAACCTTCATTCTGCCGTTACACGGGCAGTAGAGAATATTCCGCAGGGCGACCTTATCCTTGAAAATGGATCAGGGCTTGTTGTTCCTGAATTTAAAATAGGACGACCTGAAAACAAAACGGTCTGGATTCGCCATATAAAAGGTCAGTCCCTGTTTATGGGGGTTGAAAACCTGAATAACAATACGGAATGGTTTCCCATAGTACCTGAAGCATGGATTAAAACTATCAGCAGTTCCATCATTGCTGTTTCATTCACAGCTGAAATAGCACGTCGCAAAGATTTCTGGGAAATTTTTAACAACTATTTAATTGCAATCATTAATCATCTTTCAATAGACGTCTCCCTGGACACAGTTGACCGCTATGTCGCGCTGAAAGACAAGGATATCGCTGAGCAACGCTTAACCACCGGAGGGCTCAATACCTTATCGTCGGTTATGGACTCCGGGGAACAACATCCGCTATCCGACCAGTATTCTGGCGAACTTTCCATTGCATGCGCAATGGTTGCCCATAAAACCGGTCACAGACAGGCTGTTGAAGATGGCTTGTTTAGCGGAGACACCCTTGATGAAATTGTTCAGTCCGCAGGAATGCGATCCAGAAAGGTTCTTCTGCGTGACAATTGGTATAAACAGGACGGCGGACCTTTGCTGGGTTTCACAATATCTGGCTCTCCGGTAGCCCTTCTACCTTCCTCGCCGTCTTCATATCAATTGATCGACCCCGAGAAAGGTACAGAAACAGCTGTAAACTCTGAAACACTGGCAAATCTGTCACCGGAAGCCCATGTCCTGTATCGCCCTTTACCAGATAAAAAACTAAAGCTGGCGGACATCCCTAAATTCGGGCTGCATGGGAGCTGGAAGGATATCGGAGTAATTATTTGCATCGGAATTGTTGTCGGGATTATGGGGCTGGTTACTCCTTCCATAGGCAGAATAATTTTCGAAGATATCATTCCCGGCGCAGAACGTGGAAGACTGATGCAGCTGGTTGCAATCATGATCGGATTCAGTGTTGCGTCACTCCTCTTCCAGATAACCCAAAGCTTCGCCATGATACGCATGACAACAAGAACAGAACATAATCTGGAAACAGCGCTATGGGAACGGCTGATGTGTCTGCCTGTACAATTTTTCCGCAAATTTACTGCCGGAGATCTGGCCCAGCGGGCCATGGCCATGAACTCTGTCCAGAATATTTTAACTGGTGCCGTTCTTACTGGAATGAGCTCAGCTTTCTTCTCATTTATATATCTTGGGCTTCTTTTCCACTATGACCTGAAATTAGCCTTTCTTGCCTTGGGAATAACTATTTTTTCGGGGGTTCTTGTAATCGGAATAGGTTTTATCCAGATCAGATTCCAGCGTAAGGCAGTAAATCTTGCAGGCAGAATTTCCGGAGAAACCCTGCAATTTATTACAGGAGTCTCCAAAATAAAGGCTGGCGGAGCTGAAAACAGAGCCCTGATGCTTTGGGCTGGCAATTTTGCCAAACAATGCCGCACATCTTACAAAATGAAGTCTGTCGGGATAGCATTCAATTCATTCAACGCAGTGTATAAGGTAACTGCTTCAGCACTTATTTTTATGGGAGTTTTATATTTTAAACGTGACAATGCGCTGGATTTCGGAACGTTTATAGCCTTTTGGATGGCGTACGGAAGCTTGCAGAACGGGGTACTTTCACTTGTAGGCGGAGTCTTGAAATTTTTTCAGGCAACACCATATTTTGAAAGGTTAGAACCGATTCTATCTGAAGTCCCGGAAAATTCCGGAAATAAAGGGCGGTCTGTAAAGCTTAAAGGCAACATTGAAATCTCCAGTATAGACTTCCGTTACGCACATGACGGGCCAAAAATCCTGAACGATGTATCGATCCAGATTCACCAGGGTGAATTTATCGCTATTACGGGAAGTTCTGGATCAGGAAAAACGACATTATTGAGGCTGCTGCTCGGATTTGAAAAAGCTGAAACCGGAGCAATTTTCTACGAGAATCAAGAAATATCACAACTGGATATTCATAAACTAAGAAATCAGCTCGGCGTTGTTCTGCAAAACGGCGGACTGATGCCAGGCGATATTTTTACCAACATTACAGGTACGGCAAATCTGACTATTGATGATGCATGGGAAGCAGCCCGCATGGCAGGTTTCGACCATGACATAGAGGAAATGCCAATGGGGATGCATACAGTAATATCAGAAGGGGCCGGAACATTATCAGGAGGACAGAAACAAAGGTTGATTATTGCACGCGCTCTTGCCCGCAAACCCAAGATTCTTATTTTTGATGAAGCAACCAGTGCGCTGGATAACCGGACTCAGGAAATAGTAACCCAAAGCCTGAATAGGCTCACTGTAACCCGCATAGTCATAGCCCACCGCCTTTCAACCATAAAGAATGCCGACAAAATAGTTGTTTTGGAGAATGGACGTGTAGAAGAAATAGGAACATATAATGAACTGCTGAACAATAAAGGAACATTCTTCAATCTGGTTAAAAGACAAACGGTATAA
- a CDS encoding sigma 54-interacting transcriptional regulator → MKNEEAYPKRISQKYKYIISNYLCQVFDTMSDGLYISNKDGETLAVNTMYENLTGLDARDLLGRNVKDLVEEGVFDVVLNSEVVQSKKTSTTVQITGKGRRVVLTAHPIFDYDEDVELVVTYVRDIALITQLKDQVAAQRQLIDKYQHGISQKPETLYLAPQSKVMKDLFTQVQRVAKTDATVLYLGETGVGKDVMAREMHDHSKRKKNSFFKVDCTCIPENLIESELFGYAPGAFSGADSKGKLGLFEMADKGTLFLDEIGELPMPMQGKLLRVLQDGEIQRVGATKARKIDVRIIAATNRNLEEEVENGNFRSDLFYRLQVAVINIPPLRDRGEDLHAIIRFFIKQFNTRYKRQVRLSAYAEEVMLNYRWPGNIRELENLIHSLVVTCDNNLIQVENLPTAMIEKSAVSKVSQKLELNIDGYGGMDLKEIMAEFEMQVLLNAVKIHGSIPKAAKALNVNRTTVFRKLKKAGVEI, encoded by the coding sequence ATGAAGAATGAAGAAGCTTACCCCAAAAGAATTTCCCAGAAATATAAGTACATAATATCCAATTACCTCTGCCAGGTCTTTGATACCATGAGTGATGGTCTCTATATCTCCAACAAGGATGGGGAGACATTGGCTGTAAACACCATGTATGAGAATCTGACAGGATTGGACGCCCGTGATCTTCTTGGCAGGAATGTAAAGGATCTTGTTGAGGAAGGGGTGTTTGATGTGGTCTTGAACTCCGAAGTTGTGCAGTCCAAGAAGACTTCCACCACCGTGCAGATCACCGGTAAGGGGCGCAGGGTTGTACTTACCGCGCACCCTATCTTTGATTACGATGAAGACGTAGAGCTTGTTGTCACCTATGTTCGCGACATCGCCCTTATCACACAGCTGAAGGATCAGGTCGCTGCACAGAGGCAGTTGATCGATAAATACCAGCACGGTATCAGCCAGAAGCCTGAAACCCTTTATCTTGCGCCGCAAAGCAAAGTGATGAAAGATTTATTTACACAGGTGCAGCGGGTCGCCAAGACAGATGCTACTGTCCTTTACCTTGGCGAAACAGGAGTTGGTAAGGATGTCATGGCCCGCGAGATGCACGATCACAGCAAGCGCAAGAAGAATTCATTTTTTAAAGTCGATTGTACATGCATTCCGGAGAATTTAATTGAATCGGAGTTGTTCGGTTACGCGCCCGGAGCCTTTTCCGGGGCAGATTCAAAGGGCAAGCTCGGGTTGTTTGAAATGGCAGACAAGGGCACCCTTTTTCTTGATGAGATAGGTGAACTGCCCATGCCCATGCAGGGCAAGCTGTTGCGTGTTCTGCAGGACGGAGAAATCCAGCGGGTCGGAGCCACCAAGGCCCGTAAGATCGATGTGCGGATTATTGCCGCCACTAACAGGAATCTTGAGGAAGAAGTCGAAAACGGGAACTTTCGCAGCGATCTTTTTTACCGTTTGCAGGTCGCGGTTATCAATATCCCCCCCCTGCGTGACCGTGGGGAGGATCTGCATGCCATCATCAGATTTTTTATCAAACAGTTCAACACTCGCTACAAAAGGCAGGTCCGCCTTTCTGCCTATGCAGAGGAGGTCATGCTCAACTACCGCTGGCCCGGTAACATCCGCGAGCTGGAGAACCTGATCCACAGCCTGGTTGTCACCTGCGACAACAACCTTATCCAAGTTGAAAATCTGCCCACAGCCATGATTGAGAAAAGTGCTGTATCCAAGGTTTCGCAAAAACTGGAACTGAATATCGACGGTTACGGCGGTATGGACCTTAAGGAAATAATGGCTGAATTTGAGATGCAGGTACTGTTGAATGCTGTGAAGATTCACGGCTCAATACCCAAGGCGGCAAAGGCTTTAAATGTCAACAGGACCACTGTTTTCAGGAAATTGAAGAAAGCCGGAGTTGAGATTTGA
- a CDS encoding glycyl-radical enzyme activating protein, which produces MSSLLDKKQTGIVFSVQKYSVHDGPGIRTLVFLKGCPLRCAWCSNPESQSFKPELAYNRNKCLGIDKCTRCVDHCSSGAITFGEDDKIDLDHDLAKNELHLAKTCPNDAIIVYGEEQTVDKVLKRVEEDEMFYARSGGGMTISGGEPFAQPEFALPLLREARRRHINTAVETCGAAKWETIEECMPYINTLMFDIKSMNKEKHKKFTGHSNEAIIENLKKIREHFPKTKIRVRTPIIPGFNDSEEDIAEIIKFISELPGEKCEYEALEYHRMGQPKYENLGREYPLDAATMLDGEVFTKIKTLVDRYNKF; this is translated from the coding sequence ATGAGTTCTCTTCTTGATAAAAAGCAGACCGGCATAGTTTTCAGCGTCCAGAAATATTCCGTTCACGACGGTCCGGGAATCAGGACTCTCGTATTCCTCAAAGGCTGTCCCCTGCGTTGCGCATGGTGTTCCAACCCCGAATCACAGAGCTTCAAGCCTGAACTGGCCTATAACCGCAACAAGTGCCTCGGTATCGATAAGTGTACCCGTTGTGTGGACCACTGTTCTTCCGGTGCCATCACTTTCGGCGAGGACGATAAAATAGATCTTGATCATGATCTGGCTAAGAATGAGCTGCATCTCGCCAAGACCTGCCCCAATGATGCAATTATCGTTTACGGAGAAGAGCAGACTGTGGATAAAGTCCTGAAACGCGTAGAGGAAGACGAAATGTTCTACGCCCGGTCCGGTGGCGGCATGACCATCTCCGGCGGAGAACCGTTCGCACAGCCGGAATTCGCACTTCCCCTGCTGCGAGAAGCTCGCCGCAGACATATCAACACAGCAGTTGAAACCTGTGGTGCTGCAAAATGGGAAACCATTGAAGAATGCATGCCCTACATCAACACTCTCATGTTCGACATCAAGTCCATGAACAAAGAAAAGCACAAGAAATTCACCGGTCATTCCAACGAAGCCATCATCGAGAACCTGAAAAAAATCAGGGAACATTTCCCCAAAACCAAAATCAGGGTCCGCACCCCCATAATTCCCGGCTTCAATGACAGCGAAGAAGACATCGCTGAAATTATCAAATTCATTTCTGAACTTCCCGGCGAGAAATGTGAGTACGAAGCCCTCGAATACCACCGCATGGGGCAGCCAAAATACGAGAATCTCGGCCGCGAATACCCTCTCGATGCAGCAACAATGCTGGATGGGGAAGTTTTCACCAAAATCAAAACTCTGGTGGACAGGTATAATAAATTTTAA